In Streptomyces rapamycinicus NRRL 5491, the genomic stretch TCGCCGTGGACCTCGCGGTGGACCAGCCGGTGCGCACCCTGCACCAGGTCTCGCACGACCCGACGCTGCGCCGTCTCGTCACGCTGCGCAGCGGCCGTACGCTTACCGCGGTGCAGCTCCAGATGGAGTACTTCGAGCTGGCCCGCAAATACGTCGAGGACCGCTACGGGGCGGACGCCGACGAGCAGACCCGGGACGTCCTGGCCCGCTGGGAGGACGTGCTGAACCGGCTGGAGCGCGATCCCATGAGCCTGTCCGGCGAGCTGGACTGGATCGCCAAGCGGGAGCTGCTCGAGGGCTACCGCCGCCGCGACGCCCTGGAGTGGGACGCGGCCCGGCTCCATCTGGTGGACCTCCAGTACGCCGACGTGCGCCCGGACAAGGGCCTGTACAACCGGCTGGTGGCCCGCGGCAAGATGAAGCGGCTGCTGGACGACCAGGACATCGCGCGCGCCCAGAACAAGCCCCCGGAGGACACCCGCGCCTACTTCCGCGGCCGCTGCCTGGAGCAGTACGCGGACGACGTGGCCGCGGCCTCCTGGGACTCGGTGATCTTCGACCTGCCGGGTCGTGACTCTCTGCAACGGGTTCCCACCCTGGAGCCGCTGCGCGGCACCCGCAACCACGTCAAGGAGTTGCTGGACCGTTGCCGCACGGCCGAGGACCTGGTCCGGGTGCTGTCCGGAGGCTGAAATGCCCTTGGGCCGGGAATCATCGAGGTGGCCTCCGTACGTTGTAGCGAGTGGGAGGCCGATGTCGGACCCTGCTTGTAGGGTCTGATCTTGAGACCGATCGAATCAGCGGGCGAACCGAGCGGGGTGAGGGAAATGGCGACCAAGGACACCGGCGGCGGTCAGCAGAAAGCGTCGCGCTCGACCGAAGAGGTCGAGGAGCAGACGCAGGACGCACAGGCCGCGGACGACCTCAAGGAGCGGCAGGAGAAGCTCTCGGACGACGTCGACTCCGTGCTGGACGAGATCGACGACGTGCTCGAGGAGAACGCGGAGGACTTCGTGAGGTCTTTCGTCCAGAAGGGCGGACAGTAAGGCGCGTCTTCTCCGTCCTGCGTCCCCGCGGAGGGGACGCAGGACGGATGACTTCCATGGCCAGGGGTATGGTCCGTGCATCATTTCAAGATCTGGTGGAAGGAAACGTGTGGAAGCCAACACTCGTAGCACAGGGCGTCTGCCGGCTGCCTTCCTGACGCCCGGCTCCTCGTCGTTCATGGACTTCCTGGGCGACCACTCGCCCGAGCTGCTTCCGGGGAACCGTCCACTGCCTCCGGTGCAGGGCGCCATCGAGGCCCCCCACGGCACCACCATCGTGGCGGTGACCTTCTCCGGCGGCGTGGTGCTCGCCGGTGACCGCCGCGCCACCATGGGCAATGTCATCGCGCAGCGTGACATCGAGAAGGTCTTCCCCGCCGATGAGTTCTCGGCGGTCGGGATCGCGGGGACCGCCGGTATCGCGGTGGAGATGGTCAAGCTCTTCCAGCTGGAGCTGGAGCACTTCGAGAAGGTCGAGGGCACCGTGCTCTCGCTCGAGGGCAAGGCGAACAGGCTGTCGACCATGATCCGCGGCAACCTCGGCATGGCGATGCAGGGCCTTGCCGTGGTCCCGCTCTTCGCGGGGTGGGACGTCGACCGGGAGAAGGGCCGCATCTTCTCCTACGACGTGACCGGGGGGCGTTCGGAGGAGCGCGGCTTCGCCGCCACCGGCTCGGGCTCGATGTTCGCCCGGGGCGCGCTCAAGAAGCTCTATCGCGAGGATTCGACCGAGGAGCAGGCCGCCACGACCGTGCTCCAGGCGCTCTATGACGCCGCCGACGACGATTCGGCCACCGGAGGGCCGGATCTCGCCCGCCGTATTTATCCGATCATCACCTCCCTCACCGAGGACGGTTTCAAGCGGTTCAGCGAGGACGAGGTGTCCGAACTCGCCCGCGCCATCCATGAACGGCGCCTCGAAGAGCCGGACGGCCCCCGCGCCGCCCTGCTCTGATCAGGACGGTCCTACCGGAATGCATTCGCCAATGACAGAAGGGACGGACAGCCGGTGACGACGCCGTTCTATGTTTCTCCTCAGCAGGCCATGGCCGACCGCGCGGAATACGCCCGCAAGGGCATCGCACGCGGCCGCAGCGTGGTCGTGCTGCAGTACGCCGACGGCATCGTCTTCGTTGCGGAGAACCCGTCCCGCGCGCTGCACAAGGTCAGCGAGATCTATGACCGGATCGCCTTCGCGGCGGTCGGTAAGTACAACGAATTCGAGAATCTGCGCATCGGCGGTGTCCGTTACGCCGATCTGCGTGGCTATACCTATGACCGTGAGGATGTCACCGCCCGCGGGCTGGCGAACGTCTACGCCCAGACCCTGGGCACGATCTTCTCCAGCGCCGCCGAGAAGCCGTACGAGGTCGAGCTGATCGTCGCCGAGGTCGGGGAGGGCCCCGAGGACGACCAGATCTACCGGCTTCCGCACGACGGCTCCATCGTGGACGAGCACGGCTCGGTCGCCGTCGGTGGCAACGCCGACCAGATCAGCAGCTACCTCGACCAGCGCCACCGCGACGGCATGACCCTGGCCGAGGCCCTCAAACTGGCCGTCGACTCGCTCTCCCGTGACAACAACGGCGGGGAGCGCAGCCTCACCGCCGAGCAGCTCGAGGTGGCGGTCCTGGACCGCACCCGCCCCCAGAAGCGCAAGTTCAAGCGCGTCCTGGGCGGCCAGCTCTCCCGGCTCCTGGAGTCCGGAGAGGGCGGGGCCGACGCGGAGGCGCCGGCCGAGTCCTCGGAGGAGTCCTCCTCGGAGTCCGAGGACTGACCCACCCGCCGCCGTTTCGTCTCACCGCCCACCGCCGCCCCGGCCCACCGGGGCGGCGGTGGGCGTTATGGGTCCCGGGCCCGGGTCAGAGCCGTGGGGGAGGGGCCGTGGAGCCCCGGCGGAGCAGGTCGACGGGGAGCACGGTGTCCTGGGGCGTCTCGCCGTCCAGGAGCGTCATCAGGGCCCGCATGCCCGCCGCGCCCACCGCCTCCGCCGAGAGCCGGACCGTGGTCAGCTCCGGCTCCACCGCCGTGGCCAGGGCCAGATCGTCGAAGCCGGTCACCGAGATGTCGTCCGGGATCCGCAGCCCCAGCCGCCGGGCCGCCTTGCAGGCGCCCGCGGCCAGGATGTCGTCGTCGCAGACGAGCGCGGTCGGCCGGGGCCCGGGGCGGGCCAGGACGCGCTCGGCGGCCCGGCGGCCCTCCTCGACACTCAGCCCCGCCGGTTCCGCGCTCAGCGCGGCGCCCGGAACCCCGTCCACCGTCTCCGCCAGGGCCCGGGCGCGGACCCGGAAGGTCCAGGAGTCCACCGCCGCCGCCAGATGGGCCACCCGGCGGTGCCCGAGCCCCAGCAGATGCTCCGCCACCTGCCGTGCCCCGTCCGCGATGTCGAGGTTGACCGTGGCCGCCGCGGCCGCGTCGTCCGGGTCGCTGTCGAGCATCACCAGCGGCAGCCCGCCGCCGCGCACCGCGACCAGGGCGTCGGCCGCCATGGAGGAGGCGATCACCCCGTCCAGCGAGGCGCGCGCCGAGTCGAACGGGTCGCGGGCCGGGCCCACGCCCTCGGGGGACGGGTAGAGCACCACACCGAAGCCGTTGTCGGCGGCGACCCGCTCGGCGCCGGTGTAGACGCGGGCGAAGAACTCGGTCGTGAGGGCGGGCACCACCAGCAGCACGGTCCTGGTGCGGCCCAGGCGGAGGCTGCGGGCCGCGAGGTTGGGGCGGTAGCCGAGGTCCCGCGCGGCGGCGCGCACGGTCTCCACGGTGCGCTCGGAGACCCGTCCGGGCCACTTCTCCCCGAGCACCAGGGAGACGGTCGCCTGGGACACGCCCGCCGCGCGCGCCACATCCCGGCTCGTCGCCGGCCGTCCCGCGGCCTCCCCGCCGCCGCCCGGAGCCGCTCCGCGGCTGCCTGGACCTGCTCCGCCGCCGCCCGCTGTCGCCCCACCGCCCGGAGCCGTCCCGCGGCCCGGACCTGCCCCGCCGTCGCCCGGACCGCCGCGCCGCGCCCGCTCACCCGTCCGGCCGGTTCCCCGGGAACCTTTCCCGGCGGCCCCGCCCGCCGTGTGGGGGCGGTCCGCGCTCGCCACCATCGTCTCCGCTCCCCTCGGTCGCCGTACGGCTGACCGCAGGCTGCTCATTCCGGCCCCGCGAGTGGACCCGCGGTGGCGGCCATGGTACGTATGACGCTGGACGTTATACGTACAACGTCACTCACGACCCGCGACGCGCTCGCGACAACCCGGCGGAACCCACCGGAACCACCGGAACCACCGGAACCCGCAGGAAGGGGCAGGCAATGGCGGCTGGCTACGGGGAACTGCTGCGCACCCCGCACGCGGCACGGCTGCTCACCGGCACGCTGCTGGGGCGGCTTCCGAACGCCACCGCCGCCCTCGCCGTGCTGCTCTTCGCCCGCGCCGAGGGCGGCAGCTACGCCCTCGCCGGGGCGCTCTCGGCCGTCTACGGCGCGGCCAACGCGGTGGGCCAGCCGCTGCTGGGCCGGGCCGTGGACCGCCTCGGCCAGCCCCGGGTGATGCTCCCCGCCGCCGTGGCCTCCGCGCTCGGGATGGTCCTCTTCGCCGTCGTCGGGCTCGAGCCGCTGCCCGTGGCGTACGCGGCGATGCTGATCGCCGGCGTGTTCACCCCGCCGCTGGAGGGCGGGCTGCGGGCGCTGTGGCCCACGGTGCTGCGGCGCGAGGACCAGGTGCACGCGGCGTACGCGCTGGACGCCGTGGCCCAGGAGGTGATGTTCGCGGTCGGCCCGCTGCTGGTCACCCTGTCCGTGGCCGTGTGGTCCGAGGCGGCCGCGCTGCTGGTCATCAACGCCGTCGGGGTCGCGGGCGCGCTCTCCGTCGTGGTCTCGCGGCCTTCGCGGCAGTGGCGCTCCGCGCCGCGCGAGGCGCACTGGCTGGGCGCGCTGCGCTCGCCCGGGCTGCTGGTGCTGCTCGGCTCGTTCTTCTTCATCGGGCTGGCCCTCGGCGCCATCGCGGTGGCCGCCGTGGCGTACGCCGACGAGCACGGCGGTGGCGCGGTCTCCAGCGCGCTGCTCTCCGCCCTCGGCGTGGGCGCGCTGATCGGCGGCATCGTCTACGGCGGCCGCACCTGGCCCGGCGCGCCCGAACGGCGGCTGCGGCTGCTGGTGGCCGCGCTGGCGCTGGGCTATCTGCCGCTGATACTGGTGCCGGGCGTCGTCGCGATGACCGTCCTCGCCGGGGTGGCGGGCGTGTTCCTCGCCCCGGCGCTGGCCTGTGCCTTCGTCGTAGTGGACCGCCATGCGCCGTCCGGCACGGTCACCGAGGCGTTCTCCTGGCTGGTGACCACCTTCGTGGTGGGCAACGCGGTCGGCACCGCCGTGGCCGGGCCCGCCGTCCAGTTCGGCGGGGTGGCCCCCGGATTCACGGTGCCCGCGGCCGGTGGCGCGGCCGCGCTGGCGGTGCTGCTGGCGGCCCAGCGGTTCCTCCTGGACGGGCCGCGGCCCGTCGTTCAGCCCACCACGTACCGAACACCGGATGAACCTCGTGCGGAAAATGATCGCAACCATGCCGCCGAACCCGGTTTCAGAGCACGCCATCAGGCGTAATGTTCAGGCATGGACCGCCGCATTTTCGGGCTGGAGAACGAGTACGGCGTCACGTGCACATTCAGGGGACAGCGCCGGTTGTCTCCTGACGAAGTGGCGCGGTACCTCTTCCGCCGTGTTGTCTCCTGGGGCCGCAGCAGCAATGTCTTCCTGCGCAACGGCGCCCGCCTCTATCTGGACGTGGGCTCGCACCCGGAATACGCGACACCCGAGTGTGACAACGTGACCGAGCTGGTCACCCACGACAAAGCGGGCGAGCGCATTCTCGAAGGTCTGCTCGTGGACGCGGAGCGCCGCCTGCACGAGGAGGGAATCGCGGGCGACGTCTATCTCTTCAAGAACAACACCGACTCCGCGG encodes the following:
- a CDS encoding LacI family DNA-binding transcriptional regulator is translated as MARAAGVSQATVSLVLGEKWPGRVSERTVETVRAAARDLGYRPNLAARSLRLGRTRTVLLVVPALTTEFFARVYTGAERVAADNGFGVVLYPSPEGVGPARDPFDSARASLDGVIASSMAADALVAVRGGGLPLVMLDSDPDDAAAAATVNLDIADGARQVAEHLLGLGHRRVAHLAAAVDSWTFRVRARALAETVDGVPGAALSAEPAGLSVEEGRRAAERVLARPGPRPTALVCDDDILAAGACKAARRLGLRIPDDISVTGFDDLALATAVEPELTTVRLSAEAVGAAGMRALMTLLDGETPQDTVLPVDLLRRGSTAPPPRL
- the prcB gene encoding proteasome subunit beta, with protein sequence MEANTRSTGRLPAAFLTPGSSSFMDFLGDHSPELLPGNRPLPPVQGAIEAPHGTTIVAVTFSGGVVLAGDRRATMGNVIAQRDIEKVFPADEFSAVGIAGTAGIAVEMVKLFQLELEHFEKVEGTVLSLEGKANRLSTMIRGNLGMAMQGLAVVPLFAGWDVDREKGRIFSYDVTGGRSEERGFAATGSGSMFARGALKKLYREDSTEEQAATTVLQALYDAADDDSATGGPDLARRIYPIITSLTEDGFKRFSEDEVSELARAIHERRLEEPDGPRAALL
- a CDS encoding ubiquitin-like protein Pup, whose amino-acid sequence is MATKDTGGGQQKASRSTEEVEEQTQDAQAADDLKERQEKLSDDVDSVLDEIDDVLEENAEDFVRSFVQKGGQ
- a CDS encoding MFS transporter — translated: MAAGYGELLRTPHAARLLTGTLLGRLPNATAALAVLLFARAEGGSYALAGALSAVYGAANAVGQPLLGRAVDRLGQPRVMLPAAVASALGMVLFAVVGLEPLPVAYAAMLIAGVFTPPLEGGLRALWPTVLRREDQVHAAYALDAVAQEVMFAVGPLLVTLSVAVWSEAAALLVINAVGVAGALSVVVSRPSRQWRSAPREAHWLGALRSPGLLVLLGSFFFIGLALGAIAVAAVAYADEHGGGAVSSALLSALGVGALIGGIVYGGRTWPGAPERRLRLLVAALALGYLPLILVPGVVAMTVLAGVAGVFLAPALACAFVVVDRHAPSGTVTEAFSWLVTTFVVGNAVGTAVAGPAVQFGGVAPGFTVPAAGGAAALAVLLAAQRFLLDGPRPVVQPTTYRTPDEPRAENDRNHAAEPGFRARHQA
- the prcA gene encoding proteasome subunit alpha, whose translation is MTTPFYVSPQQAMADRAEYARKGIARGRSVVVLQYADGIVFVAENPSRALHKVSEIYDRIAFAAVGKYNEFENLRIGGVRYADLRGYTYDREDVTARGLANVYAQTLGTIFSSAAEKPYEVELIVAEVGEGPEDDQIYRLPHDGSIVDEHGSVAVGGNADQISSYLDQRHRDGMTLAEALKLAVDSLSRDNNGGERSLTAEQLEVAVLDRTRPQKRKFKRVLGGQLSRLLESGEGGADAEAPAESSEESSSESED